The Flavobacterium sp. CBA20B-1 genome includes the window TTCGTTTCGAAATAAAAAATTTGATGATATGACTTGGTTTTTAACACGGAAAGATACATTAGTTATGATTGTCACAGAAAAGCAGAAATTTGTGTTATCACCAGATGATAGAGAATTATTTATTACGAAAGTTTCAGAGCTTATTCAATGAGAAATCTACGCAAAATATTAGTTCCGTTTTCGTTGATTTATGCAGCTGTAACCAGCTTGCGCAATTTTTTGTACGATAAAGGATTCAAAAAATCAACTGCTTTTAATTTACCTATTATTGCTGTAGGAAACTTGTCGGTGGGTGGAACGGGCAAAACCCCAATGATTGAATATTTAATTAGACTTTTGTCTGATAGATACAATTTAGCAGTTTTAAGTAGAGGTTACAAACGTAAAAGCAAAGGGTTTTATTTAGCAAATGATGCAACAACCATAGAAGAAATTGGTGATGAACCTTTTCAGTATCATTCAAAATTTAAAAACATAAATGTGGCTGTAAATGCAGATCGGGTAGCAGGTGTACAAACTATTTTAAAAGCTTTACCAAAAACCGATGTTGTTTTGTTAGATGATGCGTTTCAGCACCGAAAAATTAAAGCAGGTTTTTATATAATGTTGACTGCTTTTGACGATTTGTTTTACAACGATTTGGTTTTGCCTGCCGGAAATTTACGCGAATGTAAAAGTGGAGTGAAAAGAGCCGATATTGTGGTGGTTACAAAATGCCCCGAAGATTTATCGGAACAAAAAATACTTCAAATAAAAAAGAAAATAGACATTGATAACGATAAAATTTTCTTTTCAACGATTAGTTATCATCATTCCATTACAAATAATTTAGAGGAAATTGCGATTACCGATTTAAAAAACGATTTTATTGCCGTTGCCGGAATTGCAAAACCCGAGTATTTTTATGAGTTTTTGCAATGCAACACAAAAGACTGTTTAACCTTTCCCGATCACCACTTTTTTTCAAATCAAGATATAAACAATATCCTTCAAAAAGCAAACGGGCGAAAAATCATTACCACCGAAAAAGATTATATGCGTTTGCAAAATTTACTTCCCAAAAATCAATTGTTTTATTTGCCAATTGAAATGTGTTTATTGAAAAATAAAAAAACATTTCTAAATACAATAAAAAACGCATCTAATTTTTAGCAGAAATGTTGTTTTTTTTAAGATTTTTAATATTTTTGTGCGATTGTATAAAATAACCAACAATATGTTAAAAACATTTTTTCTCTTTGCGATAACGCTTCTCACTTCATCAATTTTTGCTCAAAAAGTATCATTTTATAAACAGTTTTACGGTAGTTACGATTACACGATGCTTGGTAATACAATGAACGTTCAAGCAAATGGTCAAGGTTTATGTGATATTTTGACCGCGTCTTCAGCAACACTCAATATTCCTGGAACTAAAGAAATAGAAGCAGCTTACTTATATTGGTCTGGAAACGGAAATCAAAAAGAAGCTGACTTAAATGTTAAATTAAATGGAGTTGATGTTGAATCTGAGCGCTTATACCTTTTAGTAGCAGATGCGGCTGCAGAGTTTGGTTATTTTTCTGCTTTTGCAGATGTTACTAATATTGTAAAACAATTTGGTGAAACAGAATATACGTTGTCTGAATTAGATTTAACTAAAAACATTCAAAAATATTGTGGTAGCAACTATGTTGGTTGGGCAATAGTTGTAGTTTACAAGGATGAAAATATTGAGAATAATCTGGTTGCAATCTATGACGGATTTGAAAATTTAGACATAGGTAATCCGCTTGTGAATATAGTTTTAGATGGTTTTAGAATTACCAACGCGGCCAACTCTAAGATTTCATTTTTAGCATGGGAAGGAGATGAAACATTGGCATATGGCGAACAGCTTTTGATTAATGATATAGTGGTTTCCAAC containing:
- the lpxK gene encoding tetraacyldisaccharide 4'-kinase, giving the protein MRNLRKILVPFSLIYAAVTSLRNFLYDKGFKKSTAFNLPIIAVGNLSVGGTGKTPMIEYLIRLLSDRYNLAVLSRGYKRKSKGFYLANDATTIEEIGDEPFQYHSKFKNINVAVNADRVAGVQTILKALPKTDVVLLDDAFQHRKIKAGFYIMLTAFDDLFYNDLVLPAGNLRECKSGVKRADIVVVTKCPEDLSEQKILQIKKKIDIDNDKIFFSTISYHHSITNNLEEIAITDLKNDFIAVAGIAKPEYFYEFLQCNTKDCLTFPDHHFFSNQDINNILQKANGRKIITTEKDYMRLQNLLPKNQLFYLPIEMCLLKNKKTFLNTIKNASNF